A genomic region of Manihot esculenta cultivar AM560-2 chromosome 15, M.esculenta_v8, whole genome shotgun sequence contains the following coding sequences:
- the LOC110601358 gene encoding importin beta-like SAD2 isoform X6: MEVSQIPQLLNDTLSSDVNVVHTATEALNRISLLPQFPLSLLFVASGGENDGQKVAAATYLKNFTRQNIKGNGPNSKVSKEFKDCLMRILLQVEPAIMKVLIEVFRIIVVAEFVEQNSWPELVPELRSAIWSSNLINNGTNYEWNTTNALTVFQALIRPFQYFLTPKVAREPVPPQLELIAKEILVPVLAIFHHLLERVLSTHGRTDLEVEKILLIVCKCIYFTVRSHMPSALVPSLPMLCQSLIGLLDSLSFDHGVTSEGGQLLRLKAGKRILLIFCALVTRHRKYSDKLMPDILNCALKIVRYTENISKLDFLSERIISLAFDLISHILETGPGWRLVSPHFSLLLDSAIFPALILNEKDISEWDEDAEEYIRKNLPFEFEEISGWREDLFTARKSAISLLGVISMSKGPHMVTSCNGSAASYKRKKGEKNRRNNRHSMGDLLVLPFLSKFPIPWDANACKASIINDYYGVLMAFGGLQEFLTEQKTGYITVLLRARVLPLYTMSVIPPYLVAAANWVLGELASCLPEDMCADIYSSLLKALEMPDNEDTSYHPVRVSAAGAIMELLENEYQPPEWLPLLQIVISRINIEDEETLILFQLLNSAVEAGDENIADHIPFMVSSLVGALLKFVRPSLDSWPQVVESGFAALAVMAKSWENFLPEEIEQIESGEKWASGQAAIGRALSALLQQTWLAPMHLVDQQGQVSPSPTCIDDLSMLLRSIMLSVTGSDVILQLRLSDLLLVWAGLIADWHAWEESEDLSVFECIKEVINVHKKYGLENFIVGQMPSPPAPPVPQQSIIEGISAFVREAVMQYPSATRRACLCVHLLLHVPCYSTETKSVKQSLAIAFSQAAFSHFKQIQSKPCSLWKPLLLVISSCYLCYPDTVEEILEKDVKGGFTIWGSALAFACTGSFEHGLEAKSEIKLGVITLAKVIERLLEQGNSGGGLLRDCFSSLMEASIQLKEAQEEMEDEESNGETEDIDEDDDNEDDDVDSEDEEREETEEEFLERYAKAAIALDDDTIVEEGDMEDQEHDIEMASTAARLARAIDGVAECDQPNDDNKARYWIVMKNVQLRFAS, encoded by the exons ATGGAGGTGAGCCAAATTCCTCAGCTTCTAAATGACACGCTCAGTTCTGATGTCAATGTCGTCCATACGGCCACGGAAGCTCTAAATCGCATCTCTCTCCTCCCTCAATTTCCCCTTTCCCTCCTCTTCGTTGCCAGTG GAGGTGAAAATGACGGTCAAAAGGTTGCTGCGGCTACATACCTTAAGAACTTCACCAGGCAAAATATCAAGGGCAATGGTCCAAATTCAAAAGTGAGCAAGGAGTTTAAGGATTGTCTTATGCGAATTTTGCTTCAGGTGGAACCTGCGATTATGAAAGTCTTGATTGAAGTG TTTCGGATCATTGTTGTcgctgagtttgttgagcagaaTTCTTGGCCTGAACTTGTACCTGAACTGCGGTCTGCTATTTGGAGCAGCAATCTTATCAACAACGGTACCAATTATGAATGGAATACCACTAATGCCCTTACAGTTTTCCAGGCACTTATCAGACCTTTCCAG TACTTTCTAACCCCTAAAGTTGCCAGGGAGCCAGTGCCACCACAACTAGAGCTAATTGCAAAAGAAATTCTTGTACCTGTGTTAGCTATATTCCATCACCTACTTGAAAGG gtgttatctacccatggcagGACAGACTTGGAAGTGGAGAAGATCCTTCTCATTGTATGCAAATGCATATATTTCACT GTGAGGTCGCACATGCCATCTGCGTTAGTTCCTTCTTTGCCAATGCTTTGCCAGAGTTTGATTGGGCTTCTTGATTCCTTGAGCTTTGATCATGGTGTTACTTCAGAAGGTGGGCAGTTGCTGAGACTGAAGGCTGGAAAGAGGATTTTGCTCATATTTTGTGCTCTGGTTACCCGGCATCGGAAGTATTCTGACAA GTTAATGCCAGATATTTTAAACTGTGCTCTGAAAATAGTTAGATACACCGAAAATATCAGT AAGCTTGATTTCCTGTCAGAGAGAATCATTTCATTAGCTTTTGACTTAATTTCCCATATTCTGGAGACAGGCCCG GGATGGAGATTGGTTTCACCCCATTTTTCACTTCTGTTAGATTCTGCAATCTTCCCAGCATTAATCCTGAATGAGAAG GATATTTCAGAGTGGGATGAAGATGCAGAAGAGTACATACGAAAGAATCTTCCGTTTGAATTT GAAGAAATTTCGGGATGGAGGGAGGATCTGTTTACGGCCAGAAAAAGTGCAATAAGTTTGCTTGGTGTTATTTCAATGTCAAAG GGGCCTCATATGGTGACCTCTTGTAATGGTTCAGCTGCATCTTATAAGCGTAAGAAGGGGGAAAAGAACAGGAGAAATAATCGGCATTCTATGGGGGATTTGTTGGTTCTTCCATTTTTGTCCAAGTTTCCCATCCCTTGGGATGCTAATGCATGCAAAGCAAGCATTATAAATGA TTATTATGGGGTTCTAATGGCATTTGGTGGCCTGCAAGAA TTTCTAACGGAGCAGAAAACTGGATACATAACTGTTCTGCTTCGGGCTCGGGTGCTACCGTTATATACCATGTCTGTAATTCCACCATACTTGGTTGCTGCTGCAAACTGGGTTCTTGGGGAGCTAGCGTCCTGTCTCCCAGAA GACATGTGTGCAGATATATATTCCTCACTACTCAAGGCACTGGAAATGCCAGATAATGAGGATACTTCCTATCATCCTGTACGAGTTTCTGCAGCTGGGGCGATTATGGAGCTTCTTGAA AATGAATATCAGCCACCTGAGTGGTTACCACTTCTTCAAATTGTGATTAGTAGGATAAATATTGAAGATGAAGAGACTTTGATTTTATTTCAGCTTCTAAACTCAGCGGTGGAGGCTGGTGATGAGAATATTGCAGATCATATTCCTTTCATGGTTTCATCACTAGTTGGAGCACTCTTAAAGTTTGTTCGTCCTAGTCTGGATTCATGGCCTCAA GTGGTTGAAAGTGGCTTTGCAGCATTAGCAGTAATGGCCAAGTCTTGGGAGAACTTCCTGCCTGAAGAAATTGAGCAGATTGAATCAGGTGAAAAGTGGGCATCTGGCCAGGCTGCCATTGGTAGAGCTTTGTCAGCACTATTGCAACAGACTTGGCTTGCACCTATGCATCTAGTG GACCAACAAGGTCAGGTTTCTCCATCTCCTACATGCATAGATGATTTATCGATGTTGCTGCGATCCATCATGCTTTCTGTTACTGGAAGTGATGTGATTTTACAGCTTAGACTATCTGATTTACTATTAGTTTGGGCTGGTCTGATTGCTGATTGGCATGCCTGGGAAGAATCTGAAGATCTATCAGTCTTTGAGTGCATTAAGGAAGTTATTAATGTACACAAAAAGTATGGACTGGAGAATTTCATTGTTGGACAAATGCCTTCACCCCCTGCTCCACCTGTGCCCCAACAATCGATCATTGAAGGCATTAGTGCTTTTGTTAGAGAGGCTGTTATGCAATATCCATCTGCAACAAGGAGGGCTTGCTTATGTGTCCATTTGCTACTACATGTACCATGTTACTCAACTGAAACCAAAAGTGTGAAGCAGTCATTGGCAATTGCTTTTAGTCAGGCTGCATTTTCTCATTTCAAACAAATTCAAAGCAAACCTTGTTCACTTTGGAAGCCTTTGTTGCTTGTTATATCATCATGCTATTTGTGTTATCCTGATACTGTGGAAGAGATTTTAGAGAAGGATGTGAAGGGAGGTTTCACGATTTGGGGATCTGCACTTGCTTTTGCCTGCACTGGCTCTTTTGAACATGGTTTGGAGGCCAAGTCTGAGATAAAGTTAGGAG TAATTACGTTGGCTAAGGTAATAGAGCGGCTCTTAGAGCAAGGTAATTCAGGTGGTGGCTTATTAAGGGACTGCTTTAGTTCATTGATGGAGGCATCGATACAGTTGAAAGAAGCACAAGAAGAAATGGAAGATGAAGAAAGCAATGGTGAAACTGAAGACATTGATGAAGATGACGACAATGAAGATGATGATGTG gATTCTGAGGATGAGGAACGCGAAGAAACTGAAGAAGAGTTTTTAGAAAGATATGCAAAAGCAGCGATAGCATTGGATGATGACACCATTGttgaggagggggatatggAAGATCAAGAGCATGATATTGAAATGG